From one Dehalococcoidales bacterium genomic stretch:
- a CDS encoding site-2 protease family protein: protein MRGIYTLRQVFRIHLRVHYTWLLAAVLLTAAIVTQFSTVYPLWQRLILGAAGTVLFFLVVVTREFILAVTSTRKGMTINVITLFVFGGLHQVEKDTTIPALELLQSALGQLFNLLTAGIFTAVYFLLVHTGNIIVDVLMQWLAFIWFMLAILHFVPGFPLDGGRALRALIWRFTGNYEKATRTAGWIGWTIGLLASMGGITLLVLTQEWFTGVLLVAVGLVLQNAATHGRRLAAQTGALTGEQQSAR, encoded by the coding sequence ATGAGAGGCATATATACCCTCCGGCAGGTGTTTCGAATCCACCTCCGTGTGCACTACACGTGGTTATTGGCCGCGGTCCTTCTCACGGCCGCTATTGTCACTCAGTTCTCTACCGTCTATCCCCTGTGGCAGAGGTTAATCCTTGGAGCGGCTGGCACAGTGCTGTTCTTTCTTGTCGTCGTTACCCGGGAGTTCATCCTCGCCGTCACTTCTACCAGGAAAGGTATGACGATAAACGTCATCACACTCTTTGTCTTTGGCGGACTGCACCAGGTAGAGAAGGATACTACCATCCCGGCCCTTGAGTTACTGCAGTCTGCACTCGGGCAGCTATTCAACCTGCTTACAGCAGGGATTTTCACCGCTGTCTACTTTCTACTGGTACATACCGGAAACATAATCGTTGACGTGCTTATGCAGTGGCTGGCGTTTATCTGGTTCATGCTGGCCATTCTTCACTTCGTACCGGGTTTCCCTCTGGATGGAGGCAGGGCGCTGCGAGCACTTATCTGGCGTTTTACCGGTAACTATGAAAAGGCGACTCGCACGGCTGGCTGGATAGGGTGGACTATCGGGTTGCTCGCTTCTATGGGGGGGATTACGCTACTGGTCCTGACACAAGAATGGTTCACCGGGGTGTTGCTCGTAGCCGTTGGTCTGGTGCTTCAGAACGCAGCAACGCATGGTCGCCGACTCGCCGCACAGACCGGCGCTCTCACCGGTGAACAGCAGAGTGCCCGGTAA
- a CDS encoding alpha/beta hydrolase produces MFIRAIRRVSLLVVICLCILVAFPGLTQSAPPVRIKVKELNFVFLHGMGSDCCTFQLLSDSLEEQLPTFDFLYKQANPGTTLRINTMARCYPGYEDIDTWAHNIVDSIDEYFQGKDNLILVGHSMGGKAALYAVSQNIDGIADKVTAVITVNSPIKKLERYYAPGGSPVLEYCQTFLLGADEGVCESVLFQDSSEGGEWVSTRKYWLAFISAEKAPLSPQFDRAGVDVWPRDMDDGVVPLTAQYSEGADVVYYGEYGHSDFAVQDEVASLLADRILRYILGESIECAVLARGGDLEQRADWLLGTDKWDDMFGETIAGIGTLRHTNDSWTEWREWEDVVGERSQEYTRSRTQVTQMSFPLLTGIMELRWLNPEDPSDGRLYVKTRAAPRNTVRVNWAIYNRGLLPQRVGRSHYEVEITGGTPLATVIDASWLTDDPRDIRLRLWSEAQSPFRWFKAEWRAYYTESRRTQIINQITEKFLWLND; encoded by the coding sequence ATGTTCATTCGTGCTATAAGACGAGTATCGCTGCTGGTGGTCATTTGTCTGTGTATCCTGGTCGCTTTCCCGGGTTTGACACAATCAGCGCCACCGGTCCGTATCAAGGTCAAGGAGCTCAACTTCGTATTCCTTCACGGTATGGGCAGCGATTGCTGCACATTCCAACTTCTCTCTGACTCCCTTGAAGAACAGCTGCCGACGTTTGACTTCCTCTATAAGCAAGCCAACCCCGGCACCACTTTACGCATCAATACCATGGCAAGATGCTATCCCGGCTACGAAGATATCGATACCTGGGCTCATAACATCGTTGACAGCATCGACGAGTACTTCCAGGGTAAGGATAACCTTATCCTTGTCGGACACAGTATGGGGGGTAAGGCAGCACTCTACGCAGTGTCGCAGAACATCGATGGGATAGCTGATAAAGTAACGGCGGTGATAACCGTTAATAGCCCCATTAAGAAACTGGAGCGGTACTATGCACCCGGTGGAAGCCCTGTGCTGGAGTATTGCCAGACTTTCTTGTTGGGCGCCGATGAAGGCGTGTGTGAATCCGTGCTTTTTCAGGACAGCTCTGAAGGGGGAGAGTGGGTAAGCACCAGGAAATACTGGCTGGCCTTCATATCGGCAGAAAAGGCGCCTCTCAGTCCGCAGTTCGACCGTGCCGGGGTTGATGTATGGCCGAGGGATATGGACGACGGCGTAGTGCCACTCACGGCTCAATACTCGGAGGGGGCAGATGTTGTCTACTACGGTGAATACGGTCACAGTGATTTCGCTGTGCAGGATGAGGTTGCCTCTCTTCTGGCGGACCGAATCCTTCGTTACATACTGGGGGAATCCATAGAGTGTGCTGTGCTTGCCAGAGGCGGGGACCTCGAACAAAGGGCTGATTGGCTGCTGGGTACGGACAAGTGGGATGATATGTTTGGCGAAACCATCGCCGGCATCGGCACACTGCGGCACACCAATGATTCCTGGACGGAGTGGCGAGAGTGGGAAGATGTTGTCGGTGAGCGTTCTCAGGAGTACACACGGAGCAGGACCCAGGTGACGCAGATGTCCTTTCCGTTACTTACCGGAATCATGGAGCTGCGCTGGCTGAACCCTGAGGACCCATCCGATGGCCGTCTCTATGTGAAAACCAGGGCAGCACCGAGAAACACCGTACGGGTGAACTGGGCCATCTATAATCGGGGTCTGCTGCCCCAGAGAGTCGGACGCAGTCATTACGAAGTGGAAATAACCGGCGGCACACCACTGGCTACGGTAATAGACGCGTCCTGGCTGACTGATGACCCTCGCGACATCAGGCTGCGGCTGTGGTCGGAAGCGCAGAGCCCATTCAGGTGGTTCAAGGCAGAGTGGCGGGCCTATTACACGGAAAGCCGCCGGACGCAGATAATTAACCAGATTACCGAAAAATTCTTGTGGCTGAATGATTAG
- a CDS encoding MarR family transcriptional regulator — MVKRNEEDLVQYILKMSEDIYNALSPGVPTEWLSSDLTVAQLRILLVLQSRGPTRMSDIASTLSVTLPSATGIVENLVKKGLVKRETDPTDRRLVICKISPAGQESINRLWSSGQFQMERLLEGLSLEQLRKAADVTDMLFNNVSEKEEEVTTDETLA, encoded by the coding sequence ATGGTGAAGCGAAACGAGGAAGACCTGGTGCAGTACATCCTGAAGATGTCCGAAGATATATACAATGCACTTTCACCCGGAGTGCCGACCGAGTGGCTCTCGTCCGATTTGACCGTCGCCCAGCTGCGTATTCTGCTTGTCCTGCAGTCCCGGGGGCCCACCCGGATGAGTGATATCGCATCCACTCTGAGTGTTACCCTCCCGTCGGCAACCGGCATTGTGGAGAACCTGGTTAAAAAGGGACTTGTGAAGCGAGAGACCGACCCGACAGACCGAAGGCTGGTCATCTGCAAGATATCTCCCGCCGGACAGGAAAGTATAAACCGGCTCTGGTCATCCGGCCAGTTCCAGATGGAGAGGTTACTCGAAGGGCTGTCCCTGGAACAACTCCGTAAAGCTGCCGACGTTACCGATATGCTTTTTAACAATGTATCGGAAAAGGAGGAGGAGGTGACAACAGATGAAACGCTTGCCTGA
- a CDS encoding hydrophobe/amphiphile efflux-3 (HAE3) family transporter: MKRLPEALARFIERRPWWLVVATVVLAAAAIPGITMLKTETGFNTLVSPGSSLSQDNSRYQEQFGAEPITVLLEGRLDDIFSTGNLEIMRVFVQEFSNDSRYRAVAGPLDILQAAVEEANSRQLALQEQIMLAQETAAVKAREIAAAQGLSEEQQAEAAELARVGVIQEFQSQIEGMQQIGEPSLDNPLFVATVLYGTDGTINKAMQPFIPDDGHVLLSITPQGNMDDREALQAAEDIEVFFAEHPLANADVTVIADTKLVDAISRSLGSNFAVLFGLSVGVMILILLVMFRVRLRLLSLLMVGIGALWTFGLAGYCSIPLSMTTMAVLPILIGLGIDYSIQFHNRYQEEITRSHSTGKAITTSISRMFPAVGIALLATIIGFITLYISRVPMIRDFGTMLAVGVVLCYVAGLFLLHSILYLSDRKVPIDRLSKAARQASGRIERVLSRVGRMAVNRTLPIFLIALVFAITGGVVDHWLPINTNYEELMPQDIEELEVLRELRQILDIGGEIRFMVEAEDVTSPEVLTWLRQYQDAALRLYPELLSVDSLAVLLNEATQGATPTEQLVEQVLGSTPPLLLDRLVSPDHKMASISCSIAYISLEETNDLLQGMADLAQPPDGVRIAPVGSLALGASTVDAVVGTRLTMNLLCLGAVFVVLLLVYRRLSSVVFTIIPVGAVIAWSSLDMFLIGIPLNPLTAILGVIIIGIGTEFMVLLISRYEEEKQQGQLPRDAMVTALSKIGRAIVTTALTTVGGFAVLIASDFVMVRDFGIATVLGVFLCLISAIAVMPGLIVWFDEWRAKRLLKQTR; this comes from the coding sequence ATGAAACGCTTGCCTGAAGCGTTAGCCCGATTCATAGAACGCCGTCCCTGGTGGCTTGTCGTCGCAACCGTAGTGCTGGCTGCCGCTGCCATTCCAGGGATTACCATGCTGAAAACAGAGACCGGTTTTAACACACTGGTCTCGCCCGGCTCTTCACTTTCCCAGGACAACTCCAGGTACCAGGAGCAGTTTGGTGCCGAACCAATTACTGTTCTACTCGAAGGCCGACTTGACGACATATTCTCGACTGGCAACCTGGAGATTATGCGTGTCTTCGTGCAGGAGTTCTCCAATGATAGCCGCTACCGTGCTGTTGCCGGCCCGCTGGATATCCTCCAGGCGGCCGTGGAGGAAGCAAATAGCAGACAGTTGGCACTACAGGAGCAGATAATGCTCGCGCAGGAGACCGCCGCTGTGAAGGCCAGAGAGATTGCTGCCGCACAGGGACTTTCGGAGGAGCAGCAGGCAGAGGCAGCCGAACTGGCCCGGGTCGGGGTTATTCAGGAGTTCCAATCACAGATAGAGGGGATGCAGCAGATAGGAGAGCCCTCACTGGATAACCCTCTTTTCGTGGCAACCGTCCTCTACGGCACAGATGGCACAATCAACAAAGCAATGCAGCCATTCATTCCGGACGATGGACACGTCCTGCTATCTATAACTCCACAAGGGAACATGGATGACCGGGAGGCCCTGCAGGCAGCCGAAGATATCGAGGTTTTCTTCGCAGAGCACCCTCTGGCGAATGCGGATGTCACGGTTATTGCAGACACGAAACTGGTGGACGCCATCAGCAGGAGCCTGGGCAGCAACTTTGCAGTCCTCTTTGGCCTGTCCGTCGGTGTTATGATACTCATCCTGCTGGTAATGTTCCGAGTACGCTTGCGGTTGCTCTCCCTGCTGATGGTCGGCATTGGCGCCCTGTGGACATTCGGCCTGGCGGGATACTGCTCCATACCCCTGTCAATGACCACCATGGCGGTGCTGCCAATACTCATCGGTCTCGGAATAGACTATTCGATACAATTCCACAACCGTTACCAGGAAGAAATCACCAGAAGCCACTCAACAGGCAAGGCAATTACCACCTCCATATCCCGTATGTTCCCTGCGGTGGGTATTGCCCTGCTGGCCACGATTATCGGTTTCATTACGCTCTATATATCCAGGGTACCTATGATACGTGACTTCGGAACGATGCTCGCGGTTGGTGTCGTTCTGTGCTACGTAGCAGGGCTGTTTCTCCTTCACAGTATTCTTTATCTGAGTGACAGGAAGGTACCCATCGACCGCCTGAGTAAGGCGGCCAGGCAGGCAAGCGGTCGTATCGAGAGGGTTCTATCGCGTGTGGGCAGGATGGCAGTCAACAGGACGCTTCCGATATTCCTGATTGCCCTGGTCTTCGCCATTACCGGAGGCGTGGTGGACCACTGGCTCCCGATTAACACCAACTACGAGGAACTGATGCCTCAGGACATAGAGGAACTGGAGGTATTACGGGAGCTACGTCAGATACTCGATATCGGCGGCGAGATTCGCTTCATGGTAGAGGCAGAAGATGTCACCAGCCCGGAGGTACTCACCTGGCTGAGGCAATACCAGGACGCAGCTCTCAGGCTGTATCCCGAACTCCTTTCGGTGGACAGCCTGGCGGTGCTTCTCAATGAAGCCACCCAGGGAGCAACACCCACCGAACAGCTAGTTGAGCAGGTACTCGGGAGTACTCCGCCCCTTCTCCTGGACCGGCTGGTCTCCCCCGACCACAAGATGGCAAGCATATCGTGCAGTATTGCATACATATCCCTGGAGGAGACCAATGACCTTCTTCAGGGCATGGCAGACCTCGCTCAACCACCTGACGGGGTGCGAATTGCACCGGTAGGGTCTCTTGCCCTCGGAGCAAGTACGGTTGATGCCGTGGTAGGGACAAGGCTTACCATGAACCTCCTCTGCCTGGGGGCCGTATTTGTGGTGCTCCTGCTGGTCTACCGGCGCCTCAGCAGTGTCGTATTCACCATCATACCGGTGGGTGCAGTGATAGCATGGTCCTCACTGGATATGTTCCTCATCGGCATCCCGCTCAACCCACTCACCGCGATTCTGGGTGTAATCATAATCGGCATCGGCACCGAATTCATGGTGTTGCTCATCAGCCGGTACGAAGAGGAGAAACAACAGGGACAACTACCGCGGGATGCAATGGTTACGGCACTCTCGAAGATAGGCCGTGCCATAGTCACCACTGCTCTGACAACTGTGGGCGGCTTCGCCGTACTGATAGCGTCGGACTTCGTCATGGTCCGCGACTTTGGTATCGCCACAGTACTGGGCGTATTTCTCTGTCTGATTAGTGCTATTGCCGTTATGCCCGGGTTGATTGTATGGTTCGACGAATGGAGAGCCAAGAGGTTGTTAAAGCAAACCAGGTGA
- a CDS encoding metallophosphoesterase family protein, with product MRIGLITDTHIPMAAKELPPEVAEVFQEVDLILHAGDIYNISVLDDLQRIAPVLAALGDDDSIGLLKDERVENKHVLNLEGYTLWLVHERPFPYRSTQEQRAQLPDVIVHGHSHAAEVRHYDSVLVVGSGSPTFLHYHHGPGTVAILEIGPEGAEASIVKL from the coding sequence ATGCGTATCGGGTTGATAACGGACACACACATCCCCATGGCGGCCAAAGAACTACCCCCCGAGGTGGCTGAGGTTTTCCAGGAAGTCGACCTCATCCTGCACGCTGGTGATATCTACAATATATCCGTCCTGGACGACCTCCAGCGGATAGCACCGGTGCTGGCGGCACTTGGAGATGACGATTCCATCGGCCTGCTGAAGGACGAGCGTGTTGAGAACAAGCATGTGCTGAATCTGGAGGGCTACACGTTATGGCTCGTCCACGAAAGGCCCTTTCCGTACCGTTCCACACAAGAGCAGAGAGCACAGCTTCCCGACGTCATCGTACACGGTCACAGTCATGCTGCGGAGGTGAGGCACTATGACAGTGTCCTGGTTGTAGGCTCCGGCAGCCCCACTTTTCTGCACTACCACCACGGTCCGGGTACGGTCGCCATACTTGAAATAGGACCGGAAGGAGCGGAGGCTTCCATTGTGAAGCTGTAG